The DNA region GGTCCAATTTGGGTCCCTGGAGCATACATTTTGTCTAATGCCCATATAGCACAACATTGGTTATTGAATTCAAAGACGATGGCCTCTTCAGTCGTGTCAATAACACATCCTTTGTTCAGTAAAGTAGTGATAAACTCGTCATAATCACGATCATATTTCTGTTTGTATCGACACCCATATACAAGGTGGTAGAAGATTTTTTTTAACATAGTGTTTCTATACTGTATTGATTTTTCTTAGCATAGTTAACATTTTCATATTATCAACTATGGATGGAATATTTTTTTATACGGTTAATACAACGTCCTACGTTCTGATATACCCAGTATGTGTTGTATACAGGCTAAAAGTGAGTTTGTTCTCTAAGCTCAACTTGAAAGATTACACTGTAAAGCGTTGCTGTTTATATAATAAAAAAACAAATTGTAAAATTAAATTTGTTTGAAAAAACTCTTTATGGTAATTATTTTATAAATTATTGCCCATCGTCAGGTAAGAGAAGTCTGGTTGTTATTAAAGTGTCAATTTAGTTAAAAATATGTAGTGAATCTTTAAGTTTTTTGACTGGTACTAAACATTCAAATTATAAATAGACTAATCAATTTAATTGAATAACTAAATAAAATATATCCTTATTATGATGAAGGTATAACATTTACATACCATTCAATTCTTTTTGGTTTTTTACTAAGCAATATGTTATTCATATATTAATTTACTGAAAATATACTTTGAGAGATAATTTTATATAAAACAGCAGGCAATCTTAATTACCTGCTGTTTGACTATCTATTATTTCTTAAATGCACCAAATGGATCTTTTAGCATATTAACAATAGATGCACCAATCCACGGAAGTTTACCTAAAGTAGCCTCAATGATTTTGTTTTCAAAATTATTGATAGATTCTGCAGCAGCACCCAGACCTAGTTTGCCTAAAGCTGAACCGAAGATGCCAGCACCATTGACTTGTTCAATTTCTTGTTCTGTCAGATTTCTCATTGTCATATCCTTATATTTTTCGGAGAGAAAAATTATATTAAGATTTATATTTAATTTAACAAAAGCGTTTTAATGATTCATGCAGTTTTAATTTCTGCACAGGTGTAATTTAATGGCTATAGAATATTAGTCAATGGTGTATTTATACGATCGTGTTGTTTATTTATCGTTGGTTACTTTTATTAAGTCTTATCTTATTTTTATTTTATATTAAATTGAGTATTGTTTTATTTTTATCTAAATTATTAGATTGCAACAATATTATTAGTAATGAAATTATTTTAATTTTTATTGTTGGAGCTTTTTGATTTGGAAAAGTGAAGAGGTAATAGAATAAAACCCAAATATAATTAGCGGATATAGTTAATAATATCCGCTTTAAGCAAGAATTAAACGATACTAATCCCAATCAGGCGCCAGTCCTTCCGGGCTTACCAGACGGCCTGAACAATCTAAATTGGCTATTTCAGCCATATCTTTTTCTGACAGGCGAAGCTGTTGGGCTAAAAGATTGCTGGCCAGATTTTCACGTTTTGTCGAAGAAGGAATAACGGCGTAACCTGATTGCATGGCCCAGGCAAGGATAACTTGCGCTGAAGTAGCGTTGTGACGAGTCGCGATATTTTTGATGACTTCATCTTGTAATGCTTTGCCGTAAGCTAGTGTCATGTAGGAAGTAATACTGATGTTATTCCTTTGGGCAAATTCAACAACTTGCTTATTTTGTAAATAAGGTGAGAGTTCAATTTGGTTAGTGGCAATATTTTCTGCACCAACGGCATCTATCGCATTTTGCATTAGTGCAATAGTAAAATTGGATACCCCAATCTGGCGAGTTAACCCCAGCTCTTTTGCCTTAATCAGCTCTGCCATATATTCAGCCACTGAAACTTCATCATTGGGAGAGGGCCAGTGAATCAATGTGAGATTGACATAGGAGGTTTTTAATTTTTCCAGGCTTTCACGCAGACTGGGAATTAGCTTTTCTTTACTCAGGTTAGCTATCCATATTTTTGTAGTAATAAAAAGCTCTTCGCGGTTGATGCCACTTTGGCTGATGGCCGTGCCAATTTCAGCTTCATTCTCATAAATTTGTGCTGTATCGATAACGCGATATCCTAAATCGAGCGCATTACGGACTGAATCAATGACCACTTCATTTTGAAGACGGAAAGTACCTAATCCAAATACAGGAATATTCATATCATTTTCTCTTTTGTACGATAAGGGGAATGTAATAATTTTGTTACTATTTGGTCATCATGGCAAAAAAGAGAGAGTAGAAAAAGTTACTTTGCAGCATAACTGTTTTGCTTTAGCAGCAAGGATCGTTTGAGTTAAGAAGATATATCAGGATAAATTGAAAAAATAAAAAATATCCCCGTCAACAGACAGGGATAATCATCTTGGTATCTAAATATTTTGTTATTGTAATAGTAGCAGTGACATGATGAACGCCGCTTTGATTACAATGGCATATGCCGGTTCGAACACCAAATTAATAATAGTGATAATAAATTCTTTTTGTTAAGCACTTCTTAATTCTCTGACAATAATAAACAAACTAAAGTAAATCATTTTTACTAATCATAGATAAAAAATAAAATCATAGATCTTATTTTTATCCTTTTAATTCAATGGAATAAGTCTTTTTGATTTTGTCTTTATGATTTTTTCTCGTTAAATTAAGGTGTTGTTCATTTATCAAGGCTGTTTTTAAATCATAAAATGTCATCTTAGTGAAAATAAATGGAAGAAATGATTGTGTAATCTAACTAAGTGTGGCTTAATGATTACCGGTTTGTAGTACAGACCTATTTATGTATAGTAATTTAAAGCAGTTCGCCATTTAGCGTTATCTCTGATATCACTTCTTCAAGAATTCCTTCTAATTAGTTCCCATAAGTAAAACTGACAAACAGACCATCAAATAATTTATGGTAATTTAATAAGAGTTAGAGGAATACACGATGTCTAATACAATGACTGGTTTAGTAAAGTGGTTTAACAGCGATAAAGGTTTTGGTTTTATTTCTCCTAAAGATGGCAGCAAAGATGTATTCGTACATTATTCAGCTATCCAGGGTACAAACTTCAAAACTTTGGAAGAAGGTCAAGAAGTATCTTTCTCTATCGAGAACGGTGCTAAAGGCCCATCAGCGGTTAACGTTGTTGCTTGCTAATCAGCATTTCTGATAATTCATTATGTAGATTGGCCCGATGGCTTAACGCATAACGAGTTATTAATAAAAACCTGGGATAATTACCCGGGTTTTTTTATGCTTGAAATTCATTATATCTCCGTAAAATCCCCTCATGTTACCGCACAAAAAGACTAAAAAATGGCGTTTATAATCCCCGTTTTAGCACAACCTGTTTGTCATTAGATGAAATATTGAGCTATGTTTAAAAAGTAAACATAAATTTGATAACAGAAAATCATCTGAAGATGAGCATGATAGGGGAAATTGAAATGATTAAAAAATTAACAATGATTTTATCGAGTCTGGTTTTAGTATTTGGTCTTTCTGCATGTGCCAGCGACTATGTAATGACGACCAATACCGGTCAAATTATTATTTCACATGGAAAACCAGTTTTAGATAAAGAGACGGGCATGACCAGCTATGTCGATCAGGATGGGAATGAACATCAAATTAAATCAGACGAAATTTCAGAGATGGTCGAAAAATAGAGCTTTATAGCTAATTCAGTGAGTTTATATAACATCAAGGCCCCGGCATTATACTGGGGCCTTGATGTTATATAAGTAAATAATC from Limnobaculum xujianqingii includes:
- the dkgB gene encoding 2,5-didehydrogluconate reductase DkgB translates to MNIPVFGLGTFRLQNEVVIDSVRNALDLGYRVIDTAQIYENEAEIGTAISQSGINREELFITTKIWIANLSKEKLIPSLRESLEKLKTSYVNLTLIHWPSPNDEVSVAEYMAELIKAKELGLTRQIGVSNFTIALMQNAIDAVGAENIATNQIELSPYLQNKQVVEFAQRNNISITSYMTLAYGKALQDEVIKNIATRHNATSAQVILAWAMQSGYAVIPSSTKRENLASNLLAQQLRLSEKDMAEIANLDCSGRLVSPEGLAPDWD
- the cspE gene encoding transcription antiterminator/RNA stability regulator CspE, which gives rise to MSNTMTGLVKWFNSDKGFGFISPKDGSKDVFVHYSAIQGTNFKTLEEGQEVSFSIENGAKGPSAVNVVAC
- a CDS encoding YgdI/YgdR family lipoprotein, with the translated sequence MKKLTMILSSLVLVFGLSACASDYVMTTNTGQIIISHGKPVLDKETGMTSYVDQDGNEHQIKSDEISEMVEK